The following coding sequences are from one Prochlorococcus marinus CUG1438 window:
- a CDS encoding phosphoglucomutase/phosphomannomutase family protein has protein sequence MTAYKLDKIKFGTDGWRGIIGFDFNLSNLSRVVVAACQELNYQYYKEVNSKKIVIGYDRRFMACEFAKQIVPFVRGCGFEPILSGSFVTTPSCSFYAKEVGCLGALVITASHNPYNWLGLKIKSFNGCSVDESFTSEVEKRLVLGNSIEKKDGVNHLVDIKKFHLDRIKSLFDIDFISNRLKKMKLRIFVDSMHGSAANCMAEIFASNDFEVISEIRNDADPFFGGKPPEPLLNYADDLKQILIKNSTVEVKTLGIIFDGDGDRIAAIDEKGRYSSTQDLLPYFISYLGEIKNNSYPVLKTVSGSDIIKNISESQNRDVFELPVGFKYIAEKMIKEKIFIGGEESGGVGFGDFMPERDALYAAMVLLNGIAEKSQYLYETLDEIQKDFGPSFYKRIDIKFPNQSEKNNVKEFIIDNIPENINSHKLKSISKIDGIKLRIDKNFWLLFRFSGTEPLLRLYCEAPKESYLNELLEWGQVFINLAGK, from the coding sequence TTGACAGCTTATAAATTAGATAAGATAAAATTTGGAACTGATGGGTGGAGAGGAATTATTGGATTTGATTTTAATTTATCTAATCTTTCAAGAGTTGTAGTTGCTGCGTGCCAAGAGTTGAATTATCAATACTATAAAGAAGTTAATTCAAAGAAAATTGTTATTGGGTATGATCGTAGGTTTATGGCTTGTGAATTTGCCAAACAAATAGTTCCTTTTGTGAGAGGATGTGGTTTCGAACCGATCTTATCTGGTAGCTTTGTTACGACCCCCTCTTGTAGTTTCTATGCCAAAGAAGTGGGTTGTCTTGGAGCGTTAGTAATAACAGCAAGTCATAATCCATATAATTGGCTAGGTCTGAAAATAAAGAGCTTTAATGGATGTTCTGTTGACGAATCTTTTACAAGTGAAGTTGAAAAAAGACTAGTGCTTGGAAATTCAATTGAAAAAAAAGATGGTGTTAATCACTTAGTAGATATTAAGAAATTTCATTTAGATAGAATTAAATCCCTTTTTGATATTGACTTTATTTCTAATAGATTGAAAAAAATGAAATTGAGAATTTTTGTAGACTCTATGCATGGCTCAGCTGCAAATTGTATGGCTGAGATTTTTGCTTCTAATGATTTTGAAGTTATTTCAGAAATCAGAAATGATGCTGATCCTTTTTTTGGAGGAAAACCTCCTGAACCTCTTTTAAATTATGCAGATGATCTAAAGCAAATACTAATAAAAAATTCAACAGTTGAAGTGAAAACTCTAGGAATTATCTTTGATGGCGATGGTGATAGAATTGCGGCAATTGATGAAAAAGGAAGATATTCTAGTACTCAAGATTTACTCCCATACTTCATTAGCTATTTGGGGGAAATTAAAAATAATTCTTATCCAGTTTTAAAGACTGTTAGTGGTTCAGATATTATTAAAAATATATCAGAGAGTCAAAATAGAGATGTTTTTGAACTGCCAGTTGGCTTTAAATATATTGCTGAAAAAATGATTAAAGAGAAAATATTTATTGGAGGAGAGGAATCTGGGGGAGTTGGTTTTGGTGACTTTATGCCTGAAAGGGATGCTTTGTATGCAGCAATGGTTTTATTAAATGGAATTGCTGAAAAATCTCAATATTTATATGAAACTCTAGATGAAATTCAAAAAGATTTTGGGCCAAGTTTTTATAAAAGAATTGATATTAAATTTCCAAATCAGTCAGAAAAAAATAATGTAAAAGAATTTATCATAGATAATATTCCTGAGAATATTAATAGTCACAAGTTAAAAAGTATCTCAAAGATCGATGGAATAAAGTTGAGAATTGATAAAAATTTTTGGCTTCTTTTTAGGTTTTCAGGAACGGAACCTCTTTTAAGGTTATATTGTGAAGCACCAAAAGAATCTTATTTAAATGAGTTATTAGAATGGGGTCAAGTATTTATAAATTTGGCAGGAAAATAA
- a CDS encoding TM0106 family RecB-like putative nuclease, whose product MNSLHLKSFTRCKRKAWLDFKGKKSYEVWSPHKAIDKINQFQIFSEFCNSEIYSGLKACENGYQGVIGLSIKGNLFQNINAEIRPQLLVKTKGKSKWGQYKYLPAVYKLGQKTTKEHLFDLAFSSMLLESFQESKIEKGLVISSSDKKVNVEEIYLNKKLRKKVFNVLLSLNECLEGFIPEITQDRKKCTICSWQKFCDKEAKENGYLTDIDGIGSKTASLLITNGISDTRTLASYSEKQLGEKLSKFKDQKFEKASTFIKQAQAYISGEPYFISNKNDMDDLLKKICSGFYVFDIESNPDDKHDFLYGFLKINNLFIEKENLIYEPILNLKNNKGESYSQIIEILFSNKEWPVLHYGETEKIAIINIAKELNFSFKEIDSLTSRFIDLHTLIRKSWILPLKNYGLKTVSNWLGFEWMQKNVSGSKAVYWWIQYQITENEIFLKKIIEYNKDDCLATLKIAEYLIKNQLKKN is encoded by the coding sequence TTGAATTCTCTTCATTTAAAAAGTTTTACAAGATGCAAAAGAAAAGCATGGCTAGATTTTAAGGGTAAAAAATCTTATGAAGTTTGGTCTCCCCATAAAGCTATAGATAAAATTAATCAGTTTCAAATTTTCTCTGAATTTTGTAATAGTGAAATATATTCAGGATTAAAAGCCTGTGAAAATGGTTATCAAGGGGTAATTGGATTATCAATCAAAGGTAATCTTTTCCAAAATATTAACGCAGAGATACGTCCTCAATTACTTGTAAAGACAAAAGGTAAAAGTAAATGGGGACAATATAAATATTTACCTGCTGTTTATAAGTTAGGCCAAAAAACTACCAAAGAACATTTATTCGACTTAGCTTTTAGTTCTATGCTCTTGGAATCTTTTCAAGAATCTAAAATTGAGAAGGGATTAGTAATTTCTAGTTCTGATAAAAAAGTTAATGTTGAAGAAATTTATTTAAATAAAAAATTAAGAAAAAAAGTTTTTAATGTTTTATTAAGTTTGAATGAATGCTTGGAGGGATTTATACCAGAAATAACTCAAGATAGAAAAAAATGTACTATTTGTTCATGGCAAAAATTTTGTGACAAAGAAGCAAAAGAAAATGGATATTTAACAGATATAGATGGAATAGGATCCAAAACGGCATCATTACTCATAACAAATGGAATATCTGATACCCGAACATTAGCTTCGTATAGCGAGAAACAACTTGGCGAGAAATTATCTAAATTCAAAGATCAAAAGTTTGAAAAGGCCTCTACATTTATAAAGCAAGCTCAAGCATATATCTCTGGAGAACCATACTTTATTTCCAATAAGAATGATATGGACGATCTATTAAAAAAAATATGCTCGGGATTTTATGTATTCGATATTGAGTCAAATCCAGATGATAAGCATGATTTTTTATATGGTTTTTTAAAAATAAATAATTTGTTTATAGAAAAAGAAAATCTTATTTATGAGCCAATCTTAAATCTTAAAAACAATAAAGGAGAATCTTATAGTCAAATTATAGAAATACTTTTTTCAAACAAGGAATGGCCAGTCTTACATTATGGAGAAACTGAAAAAATAGCCATAATTAATATTGCTAAAGAACTAAATTTTAGTTTTAAAGAAATTGATTCACTGACCTCTAGATTTATAGACTTACATACCTTAATAAGAAAGTCGTGGATATTACCACTAAAAAACTATGGCTTAAAAACCGTTTCAAATTGGCTTGGCTTTGAATGGATGCAGAAAAATGTAAGTGGCTCGAAAGCCGTTTATTGGTGGATTCAATATCAAATTACAGAAAACGAAATATTTTTAAAAAAGATTATCGAATATAACAAAGATGATTGTTTGGCTACTCTAAAAATTGCAGAATATTTAATCAAAAATCAATTAAAGAAAAATTGA
- a CDS encoding tRNA-modifying protein YgfZ produces MQGIEKKFWLEKFDCFSVTGKDSRKFLNGITTSNILNSEKKVIKTCWLTPNGVLRALIEIFVSERNLEVIILAGNTYEIIDYFNQIIFPADDVLLSEPFLINRIQEVDESSSWRTYLPIFFKTEDKEFEIYKNKLNLLNSYDLKIWKINQAIPSLEMEINGKNNPLELGLKDLIDFNKGCYLGQETMSKIKNVASLKQEIRTWRLFESNLNLDVEDKNLYINSAKDISVGKITSIFKSDSQIKGLAMIKRKYLEEGSYFFSEMFGKIIINKSVGSIFL; encoded by the coding sequence ATGCAAGGTATAGAAAAAAAGTTTTGGCTTGAAAAATTTGATTGTTTTTCAGTTACTGGAAAAGATTCCAGGAAATTTTTGAATGGAATAACAACAAGTAATATTCTAAATTCAGAAAAAAAAGTTATAAAAACTTGTTGGCTCACTCCAAATGGAGTTCTAAGGGCATTAATTGAAATTTTTGTTTCAGAAAGAAACTTAGAAGTAATCATCTTGGCGGGTAATACTTATGAAATAATTGATTACTTTAATCAAATTATCTTTCCAGCGGATGATGTACTTTTAAGTGAACCTTTCTTGATAAATAGAATTCAGGAAGTTGATGAATCTAGTTCATGGAGAACTTACCTGCCTATTTTCTTTAAAACAGAAGATAAAGAATTTGAAATATACAAAAATAAACTAAATTTACTGAATTCCTATGATTTAAAAATCTGGAAGATTAATCAGGCAATACCCTCTTTAGAAATGGAAATAAACGGAAAAAATAATCCTCTTGAGCTCGGATTAAAAGATCTTATAGATTTTAATAAAGGTTGTTATTTAGGACAAGAAACAATGTCAAAAATAAAAAATGTTGCGTCTTTAAAACAGGAAATAAGAACTTGGAGATTATTTGAATCTAATTTGAATTTAGATGTTGAAGATAAAAATTTATATATAAATTCTGCTAAAGATATTTCTGTAGGCAAAATCACTAGTATTTTTAAATCAGATTCTCAAATAAAAGGCTTAGCAATGATAAAAAGAAAATATTTAGAAGAAGGAAGTTATTTTTTTTCAGAAATGTTTGGAAAAATTATTATAAATAAATCTGTAGGATCAATTTTTCTTTAA
- the hisB gene encoding imidazoleglycerol-phosphate dehydratase HisB, whose translation MSSPRQSEIKRKTNETDISVFINLDGNGISEIDTGIPFLDHMLQQISSHGLFDLNIKAIGDTHIDDHHTNEDVGIALGKAFSKALGERKGINRFGHFFAPLDEALVQVTLDCSGRPHLSYDLQLKAPRIGNYDTELVKEFFTAFVNNSGITLHINQIQGSNSHHIVEACFKAFSRGLRMATEIDLRRSDSIPSSKGILENQ comes from the coding sequence ATGTCATCTCCAAGGCAATCTGAAATAAAAAGAAAAACGAATGAAACAGATATTTCTGTATTTATAAACTTGGATGGAAATGGTATTTCCGAGATTGATACCGGGATACCATTCTTAGATCATATGCTTCAACAAATATCCAGTCATGGTTTATTTGATTTAAATATAAAAGCTATTGGAGATACCCATATTGATGATCATCATACAAATGAAGATGTAGGAATCGCATTAGGCAAAGCATTTTCAAAAGCCCTGGGCGAAAGAAAAGGAATAAACAGATTTGGACATTTCTTTGCCCCATTAGATGAAGCATTAGTACAAGTCACTTTAGACTGCTCTGGTAGACCACATCTGTCTTATGATCTTCAATTAAAGGCTCCTAGAATAGGAAATTATGATACTGAACTAGTAAAAGAGTTTTTTACTGCCTTTGTAAATAACAGCGGAATTACGCTGCATATTAATCAAATACAAGGTAGTAATTCACATCATATAGTTGAGGCTTGCTTTAAAGCTTTTTCCAGAGGTTTACGTATGGCTACAGAAATAGATCTAAGAAGATCTGATTCAATTCCAAGCAGTAAAGGAATTCTAGAAAATCAATAA
- a CDS encoding carotenoid oxygenase family protein: MTNLQDKKIDKIKSFNKEDWSSAYQNVEKEITKEPLTVRKGNNIKNLNGTLLRNGPGILERGGQWVHHPFDGDGMVTSIKFENGQPFLTNRFVKTKGYLEEEKINKFIYRGVFGTQKNGGILNNALDLKFKNIANTHVVKLGDEILALWEAAGPHAMDPNSLETIGLTTLKGVLKPNEAFSAHPKTDLNSNASSELLVTFGVQTGPKSTIRLMEFNNAGKNSGELIFDRKDSFNGFAFLHDFAITTNWAIFLQNAIDFNPLPFVMGQRGAAQCLKSNPNKKAKFFIIPRESGLFRGQPPLTIDAPEGFVFHHVNAFEKDSKIVLDSIFYDDFPSVGPDENFRDIDFDKYPEGKLKRSIIDLKKKTSELETISEQCCEFAVVNPKNLGLKATFSWMASTSQKLGNAPLQAIKKINLTSKEEISWSAGPSGFVSEPIMVPSKNYSKEDEGFLFIILWNGERRGSDLVILDAKDLKELAVYELPISIPHGLHGSWVN, from the coding sequence GTGACTAATTTACAAGATAAAAAAATTGATAAAATTAAAAGTTTTAATAAAGAAGATTGGTCCAGTGCTTATCAAAATGTAGAAAAGGAGATAACTAAAGAGCCTCTTACAGTTAGAAAAGGTAATAATATTAAAAATTTAAATGGAACATTATTAAGAAATGGACCAGGAATATTAGAGAGAGGTGGGCAATGGGTTCATCACCCATTTGATGGTGATGGAATGGTAACATCCATTAAATTCGAAAATGGTCAGCCATTCTTAACAAATAGATTTGTTAAAACTAAGGGCTATTTGGAAGAAGAAAAAATAAATAAATTTATTTATAGAGGTGTTTTTGGGACACAAAAAAATGGAGGAATTTTAAATAATGCATTAGATCTAAAATTCAAGAATATCGCTAATACCCATGTCGTTAAATTAGGAGATGAGATTCTCGCATTATGGGAAGCAGCTGGTCCGCATGCAATGGATCCTAATAGTCTTGAAACTATTGGTTTAACAACATTAAAAGGGGTACTGAAGCCCAACGAAGCATTCAGTGCTCATCCCAAAACAGACCTAAACTCAAATGCATCTTCAGAACTTTTAGTCACTTTTGGAGTACAAACCGGGCCAAAAAGTACCATTAGATTAATGGAATTTAATAATGCTGGTAAAAATTCTGGAGAGCTCATTTTCGACAGAAAAGATAGCTTTAATGGCTTTGCTTTCCTTCATGATTTCGCAATTACAACTAATTGGGCAATTTTTTTACAAAATGCTATTGATTTCAATCCTCTTCCATTTGTAATGGGTCAAAGAGGAGCAGCACAATGTCTAAAGTCAAACCCAAATAAAAAGGCAAAGTTTTTTATCATCCCTAGAGAAAGTGGATTATTTAGAGGTCAGCCACCGTTAACAATAGATGCTCCAGAAGGATTCGTTTTTCATCATGTAAATGCATTTGAAAAAGATTCCAAAATCGTATTAGATAGTATTTTTTATGATGATTTCCCATCAGTTGGTCCAGACGAGAATTTTAGGGATATTGACTTTGATAAATATCCAGAAGGAAAACTGAAAAGATCAATTATCGATCTAAAGAAAAAAACTAGTGAACTTGAAACTATAAGTGAACAATGTTGTGAATTTGCTGTTGTCAATCCTAAAAACTTAGGATTAAAAGCAACTTTTAGTTGGATGGCAAGCACATCTCAAAAGCTGGGAAACGCTCCACTTCAAGCAATAAAAAAAATAAATTTAACTTCTAAAGAAGAGATTTCTTGGTCAGCAGGTCCAAGTGGATTCGTAAGTGAACCAATTATGGTTCCATCAAAAAACTATTCTAAAGAAGATGAGGGATTTTTATTTATAATTTTATGGAATGGAGAAAGAAGAGGTAGCGATTTAGTGATATTAGACGCAAAAGACTTAAAAGAATTAGCTGTTTATGAATTACCAATTTCAATTCCTCATGGCCTTCATGGATCTTGGGTTAATTAA
- the pyrE gene encoding orotate phosphoribosyltransferase, which produces MVNFSEKYDSNKAKLLKQLIEKSYKKGDFTLASGKKSSHYLNCKPVSLNGEGLNLISDLFLDLKDSRSKAVAGMTLGADPLVSGLIVKATSQGLDLNGLIIRKDIKKYGTKAGIEGPVLEKGTLVSVLEDVVTTAGSVIKAINKLRENNYVVQEVLSIVDRQEGGFEALSEENVKLKSLFTIKDFL; this is translated from the coding sequence ATGGTTAATTTTTCTGAAAAGTATGATTCCAATAAAGCCAAATTGTTAAAACAGTTAATTGAAAAATCTTATAAGAAGGGAGACTTTACATTGGCTTCCGGTAAAAAAAGTAGTCATTACTTAAATTGCAAACCGGTCTCTTTGAATGGCGAAGGGCTAAACTTAATAAGTGATTTATTTTTAGATTTAAAAGACTCAAGGTCAAAAGCTGTTGCAGGAATGACATTAGGTGCGGATCCTCTTGTAAGTGGATTAATCGTTAAAGCAACCTCGCAGGGCTTAGACCTGAATGGTTTAATAATTCGCAAAGATATTAAAAAATACGGTACCAAGGCTGGAATAGAGGGACCTGTTTTAGAAAAAGGCACTTTAGTATCTGTTTTAGAGGATGTTGTTACAACGGCTGGTTCAGTAATAAAAGCTATAAATAAGCTACGCGAAAATAATTATGTTGTTCAGGAGGTTTTGTCTATCGTAGATAGGCAAGAAGGAGGATTTGAAGCTCTTAGCGAAGAAAATGTTAAATTGAAAAGTCTTTTTACGATAAAAGACTTTTTATAA
- the tgt gene encoding tRNA guanosine(34) transglycosylase Tgt: MFEFEITSNCNNTKARTGIFHTPNGEVKTPRFMPVGTLATVKGISSKQLTCTGSEMILSNTFHLHLQPGEKLVKESGGIHKFMNWPKPILTDSGGYQVFSLAKLNNISDKGVEFKNPRDGSHVFLSPEKVMQIQMDLGSDVAMAFDHCPPHTANENDIEDSLEKTHSWLQKCVDTHQKSNQALFGIVQGGKYPSLREYSAKFTSSFDLPGIAVGGVSVGEAVEEIHSVINYVSKFLPINKPRYLMGIGSLREISLAVAKGFDIFDCVLPTRLGRHGTALFNNERLNLRNARFRNDFSPIDKTCKCETCKSYSRAYLHHLIRNDEILGLTLISLHNIAHLIRFTNAISKAIEDNCFTIDFAPWKTSSIAHHTW, translated from the coding sequence GTGTTTGAATTTGAAATTACATCAAATTGCAATAATACAAAGGCAAGAACTGGTATATTTCATACCCCAAATGGTGAGGTAAAAACTCCAAGATTCATGCCTGTGGGAACTTTGGCAACGGTTAAAGGAATTTCATCTAAGCAGTTAACTTGTACAGGATCAGAAATGATCCTTTCAAATACCTTCCATCTACATCTACAACCTGGAGAAAAACTAGTTAAAGAATCTGGAGGAATACATAAGTTCATGAATTGGCCTAAGCCTATTCTGACTGATTCAGGTGGGTATCAAGTTTTTAGTTTGGCCAAATTAAATAATATTTCTGATAAAGGAGTGGAATTTAAAAATCCAAGAGATGGTAGTCATGTATTTTTATCACCCGAAAAAGTAATGCAGATACAAATGGATCTTGGCTCTGATGTTGCGATGGCTTTTGATCATTGTCCGCCTCACACAGCTAACGAAAATGATATTGAGGATTCTTTAGAAAAGACTCATTCATGGTTGCAAAAATGTGTTGATACTCATCAGAAATCAAATCAAGCATTATTCGGAATAGTTCAAGGTGGAAAGTATCCAAGTTTAAGAGAATATAGTGCAAAATTTACAAGTTCTTTTGATCTGCCTGGCATAGCGGTAGGAGGAGTGAGCGTTGGAGAGGCAGTTGAAGAAATCCATAGTGTAATTAATTACGTCTCGAAATTCTTACCAATAAATAAACCAAGATATCTAATGGGAATTGGCTCTTTAAGAGAAATTTCTTTAGCTGTTGCTAAAGGATTCGATATATTTGACTGTGTTTTACCTACAAGACTGGGAAGACATGGAACTGCACTGTTTAATAACGAAAGATTGAATTTGCGAAATGCTCGATTTAGAAATGACTTTTCTCCGATTGATAAAACTTGTAAATGTGAAACCTGTAAATCCTATTCGCGTGCATATTTGCATCATCTAATTAGAAATGATGAAATATTAGGTCTCACCTTAATTAGCTTGCATAATATTGCTCATTTAATAAGATTTACCAATGCAATTTCTAAGGCAATCGAAGATAATTGTTTTACAATTGATTTCGCTCCTTGGAAAACATCCTCTATTGCTCACCATACATGGTAA
- a CDS encoding photosystem II reaction center protein K: MLILLNTFAELPEAYKAFAPTVDVLPLIPLFFFLLVFVWQAAVGFK, encoded by the coding sequence GTGCTCATTCTATTAAATACATTCGCTGAATTGCCAGAAGCTTACAAGGCTTTCGCTCCAACTGTAGATGTTCTTCCACTAATACCTTTATTTTTCTTTTTATTGGTATTTGTTTGGCAGGCGGCCGTTGGATTTAAATAA
- a CDS encoding Gfo/Idh/MocA family oxidoreductase, translated as MQPTSSPVKVGVIGIGNMGWHHARVLSLLKDANLIGVADPNEERGKLAIEQFQCEWFEDYRDLIPKVDAICIAVPTLLHQEVGLDCLKEGINVLIEKPIAANELEAKSLIEAANTSNCLLQVGHIERFNPAFRELNKIVNNEEIVVLEARRHSPHADRANDVSVVMDLMIHDIDLVLELVNSKIQKLAAVGGRNSEGLIDYVNATLVFKNNVIASLTASKMSHKKIRSLSAHCQNGLVETDFLNHSLQIHRKSHESYTAEHGELVYRNDGYVEEVSTTSIEPLYAELEHFLKCVQGKEIPEVDGEQASRALKIADFIESAVENSGDAILLENPF; from the coding sequence ATGCAACCAACCTCATCACCAGTAAAGGTTGGAGTTATAGGTATTGGAAATATGGGATGGCATCATGCTCGAGTTCTGAGTTTACTCAAAGATGCTAATCTCATTGGGGTTGCAGATCCAAATGAAGAGAGAGGCAAGCTAGCTATTGAGCAATTTCAATGTGAATGGTTCGAAGATTATAGGGACTTAATACCAAAAGTTGATGCTATTTGTATCGCTGTCCCAACACTACTTCATCAAGAAGTTGGACTCGATTGTCTTAAAGAAGGTATCAATGTTCTAATTGAAAAACCAATTGCAGCTAACGAGTTAGAAGCAAAATCTTTAATAGAGGCAGCGAATACAAGTAATTGTCTATTACAAGTTGGTCATATTGAAAGATTTAATCCTGCTTTTAGAGAATTAAATAAAATAGTAAATAACGAAGAAATTGTTGTTTTAGAAGCAAGAAGACATAGCCCTCATGCAGATAGAGCAAATGATGTTTCTGTGGTAATGGATTTAATGATTCATGATATTGATCTTGTTTTAGAGCTTGTAAACTCTAAAATTCAAAAACTAGCAGCTGTTGGGGGTAGAAATAGCGAAGGATTAATAGATTATGTGAATGCTACTTTAGTTTTTAAAAATAATGTTATTGCAAGCTTAACTGCCAGCAAGATGAGTCACAAAAAAATTAGGAGCTTAAGTGCTCACTGTCAAAATGGGCTAGTTGAAACTGATTTCTTAAATCACTCTCTTCAAATACATCGAAAGTCCCATGAATCATATACAGCAGAGCATGGCGAATTAGTTTATAGGAATGATGGCTATGTCGAAGAAGTCAGCACAACTTCAATTGAGCCTCTATATGCAGAGTTGGAACATTTTCTTAAATGCGTTCAAGGCAAAGAAATACCTGAGGTAGATGGTGAGCAAGCCTCAAGAGCGCTTAAAATAGCAGATTTTATAGAAAGTGCTGTAGAAAATTCGGGAGATGCAATTTTACTTGAAAATCCCTTCTAA
- the rdgB gene encoding RdgB/HAM1 family non-canonical purine NTP pyrophosphatase, which translates to MKNLYLASKNKGKIEEYKKLLARVNCKLLLQPESLEVEEDGLTFRDNAIKKASEVSRKTNDFSIADDSGICIEALDGKPGIYSSRYAENDQKRIERVLKELDGVKNRSAFFIANICVCSPNGEVIIESEAKCHGNIILIPRGKGGFGYDPIFEESSTRLTFAEMNNDIKDSCSHRGKALKKIIPDLIEIFS; encoded by the coding sequence ATGAAAAATTTATATTTAGCGAGTAAGAATAAAGGTAAAATTGAAGAATATAAGAAATTGCTTGCAAGAGTTAATTGTAAATTATTACTTCAGCCAGAATCCTTAGAAGTTGAAGAGGATGGACTGACATTTAGAGATAATGCAATTAAAAAAGCGAGTGAAGTTTCGAGAAAAACAAATGATTTTTCAATAGCAGACGATTCGGGAATTTGTATTGAAGCACTAGATGGTAAGCCTGGCATTTACTCATCTAGATATGCAGAAAATGATCAGAAGAGAATTGAAAGAGTTTTAAAAGAACTTGATGGAGTAAAAAATAGAAGTGCTTTCTTTATTGCCAATATTTGTGTTTGTTCCCCAAATGGTGAAGTGATTATTGAATCTGAGGCCAAATGTCATGGCAATATTATTTTAATCCCGAGAGGAAAAGGTGGTTTTGGGTATGACCCAATTTTTGAGGAGAGTTCTACCAGGTTAACTTTCGCAGAAATGAATAATGATATTAAAGACTCTTGTAGTCATAGAGGTAAAGCATTAAAAAAAATTATTCCAGATTTAATTGAAATTTTTTCTTAA
- a CDS encoding HlyC/CorC family transporter: MKITLLIFILFFPAFFAASELSFLLIRPSKVLRLIEEKKKGAFSILKIQKRFRSSLIASQFGVTISLIAIGWLSNSVANDYWKRNILPNRFYDLLLFLFIVFVVTLISGLIPKALVINNPESAALRLTTIFDAVRKGMQPIVTIIEFFASACLGLFNLNNKWDSLNSGLSASELETLIETDNVTGLKPDEKNILEGVFALKDTQVKEVMIPRSEMVTLPRNITFSELMKQVDKTRHARFFVIDESLDDVLGVLDLRYLAKPISKGEMEADTLLEPFLLPVTKIIETSSLAEILPIVREYNPFLLVVDEHGGTEGLITAADLNGEIVGEEMLSSRIYSDMKMLDNFSKKWSIAGKSEIIDINKKLNCSIPEGSDYHTLAGFLLEKFQMVPKIGDVLDFDDIKFEVISMSGPKIDRVKIILPKS; encoded by the coding sequence ATGAAAATAACTCTACTTATATTTATTTTATTTTTCCCAGCTTTTTTCGCAGCTAGTGAACTCTCTTTTTTATTAATAAGGCCAAGCAAGGTTTTAAGGCTAATAGAAGAAAAAAAGAAAGGAGCATTTTCAATTCTAAAAATTCAAAAAAGATTTAGATCTTCCTTAATTGCTTCTCAATTTGGAGTAACAATTTCATTAATTGCAATAGGATGGCTTAGTAATAGTGTCGCAAATGATTATTGGAAAAGAAATATATTGCCAAATAGATTTTATGATCTTCTGCTATTTTTATTTATTGTTTTTGTAGTTACTCTCATCTCTGGACTGATTCCTAAAGCCCTAGTAATTAATAACCCAGAATCTGCTGCATTAAGGTTAACCACCATATTCGACGCGGTAAGAAAAGGTATGCAACCTATAGTCACGATAATCGAATTTTTTGCCAGCGCCTGCTTAGGTTTATTCAACTTAAATAACAAGTGGGACTCTTTAAATTCGGGATTATCCGCCAGCGAATTAGAAACTCTTATAGAAACAGATAATGTTACAGGTTTAAAACCAGATGAGAAGAATATTCTTGAAGGTGTTTTTGCTTTAAAAGATACTCAGGTAAAAGAAGTAATGATTCCAAGATCAGAGATGGTAACTTTGCCCAGAAACATAACTTTTTCAGAACTTATGAAACAAGTAGACAAAACTCGACATGCACGCTTTTTTGTTATTGACGAGTCTCTAGATGATGTATTAGGTGTATTAGATTTACGTTATTTAGCAAAGCCAATATCGAAGGGTGAAATGGAAGCCGATACATTATTGGAGCCCTTTCTTTTACCAGTTACTAAAATAATAGAAACAAGTTCATTAGCAGAAATATTACCAATAGTTAGAGAATATAATCCCTTTTTACTGGTAGTTGATGAACACGGAGGCACAGAAGGTTTGATAACTGCTGCTGATCTTAATGGAGAAATAGTTGGAGAGGAAATGCTCAGTAGTAGAATTTATTCCGATATGAAAATGTTAGATAATTTTTCTAAAAAATGGTCAATAGCTGGAAAATCAGAAATTATAGATATCAATAAAAAGTTAAATTGTTCGATTCCAGAGGGTTCTGACTACCATACCCTAGCTGGATTTCTGCTAGAAAAATTTCAAATGGTTCCAAAAATTGGCGACGTTCTAGATTTTGATGACATTAAATTTGAAGTTATCTCTATGTCAGGTCCGAAGATTGATCGTGTTAAAATTATCCTTCCTAAAAGCTAA